CACTTCAGCAATCATCGGGTTAACCATCAACATGTGATGCTTCATGTAACTTAATGAAGCTATCAGGAGTCAAATTTACTactattaaaatgaatgggaaagtGAAATTATGACCCCACTATAATTGGGGTCCCAGCAACTGCTCTAAATAGGGAAGAAAAGATGAGGGCAATATTCAAATATACTCCTCTGCAATCAGagtggacttctgcttgtgcaacagtgGTTCCTGTTGTCCCCCAAATATGCTTTAGCTGGTttaggaagggaaggaagaattCTGCTTGCTTAAATGTTGCGCAACATCATTAGTATCTGGCCTGTATCACatattttttgcttgtttttttaggTTGTAGCACTTAGAGCACTGGTGTTTTTTTATAACTCCACCCTTACATTCCTTTGTGTAGAAAAAAAACATAGTTACAAAGCACTGAAGAGGTCCACTGGACCCCAGGAGTAATTTGACTTTAGGGGGTTAATTCTGCTCCAAATTATCTTTATGTTGACACTTTCACAATGTAAACTTGCAACACTGATATCTCATTTGTAATGTCCTTTGGTAAAGAGAACACCCCCCCGCCCCGGGCACATTCAGCTATTGGAATACATTAGACTCCTTCCATCATTTACTATGAGCCTAATATTTCACCGAGATGTTTCATTTGTTAATGTTTTCTCTTCTGTTATAAGCCCAATATTTAATGTCAAACTGGAGTTATTCTGAAATCAAGTTACAGCTTTATTTTAAGCTAGGATTTTAAGTGTTTCTGTTGGATCCCAATAGCAGattgatatgggggggggggaaatggtgcagaAGAATTAAAATACATAGCCAATAACTACATAGCTATAAAAGAATTAAGTGTAAAAATATAACTTGCCTTCCAAATGCATTTAGAAGAGCAACTATTTCTTGTCGTGTAAGTTGAAAACCTTTTGATGggctgttctcaggaaggttttttatttccttttccgaGAATAAGATCTTCAAAGCAGTTCCTAAACCTTGAGTCTAAAAGAACACAGTAAAACAGCAAGACTACAGAACCCCCTAGTCCCAAACCCCCAACTGATAACAGAAAGGTTTTATACAGCTTGGACAGATGATTATCATGCAGCAATTAAAGCCTTTCTGCCACCAACCTCACACAAAGTAATACATGCAGTCTCCCAGTCCTTcactattttattttcagttcataTTAATAAActcattttcaataaaataataaaacccaaTTTTCCAGCTTTTTATTATTCAATGAATATATAACTGCAATACGAAGAATACAAGTCTCGACAAGGTATGAtttatattttataattactAAAAATATTCCTATCATTGTAAGACTATGTACTATACTCAAAGCAACAACAAAGAACATGTTTATGCAGCTGGAATTCAAGGCACAAGTCTTTGTAGAAACAAGACTGAAATTATGTGGGTGCATACTAAGGCTAATAAATATGGGCTTTGTAGTGACAGGCACTGCTGTGCTGATATGAACCAGCCACAAAAGGCAGAGTCCCAACCCCAGGGTTCTGGGCCTGTTGCAAGGCAAGATCCCCAAACTCCTGGCATTAGAAGAATGTGCTACTGTAGAAGGTTTTGCATGAGAGACCATTTCACAGCCTCAGAGCATGTTAActcagaaaaaaaatcacataccTGCAATTTGCCCCATAACCTGCACTTATCACATCCAACACAGTCCATTATGCGGGATATGTTCTTGAAATGTAACCTGAATTCTTCCtaccaataaaaacaaaacataatttttaaagataCAATAAAAAGTGTGGATTCGCCCCTCAACCCCCATCCATGTGTATGAATTCATCTTCTCTTTTCAGTACTAACCACCAGGTGGTGTTAAATCTGCACCGGCGCTCTCACTAGCTCAAACTGCAGTTTACAAACCCCCTTCTAACCAAGGCCTGCAAACTGCTTACTGTACTTTCTACACTAACCACTGTCAGCtctgaaaaggaaaaggggaattcGCACATGAAAGGTTAGGCTATAAAGCCAGCTGGGAACTCCAAACCCTGTAATCATGGCTGGAATAGGGCAGCATTACATAACCATaccaaaacaacataaaaaaataaaacaattccttccagtagcaccttagagaccaactaagtttgttcttgatatgagctttcgtgtgcatgcacacttcaggtatcgtgcatgcacacgaaagctcataccaagaacaaacttagttggtctctaaggtgctactggaaagatattattattactattattattattattattattattattattattattattattattattttgttttgactatggcagaccaacactgctacctacctgtaactataaccaTACCAGTTATTATAGGAAATATTCGGATTTGCTTTAATAATAAAGTGTTTAATACTGTTTTGCAAAACAGCAACATATTAAGGTAAATGAAAGAACCATTGTATGTGACCTCCAAATGTAATGTGATGATGCTAAAATTAGGCAAGTGAATACCATGACTAgtctaaaacaaaaaaccaacagggCACGTTCAATGATGCAGTCCATTAGCAACAATGTACCAGAGTTTTATGGTCAGTGCAGTATAAATGTGTGAGAATTTAGAAGCAGGTTATGGTTTGGTGAGGAGTCTTACTCAAATGAAATTGGAGAAGTCCTTATGCTGAAGCCACAGTCAAGACTAAGCAGTTCTCTATTCTGAATCATATTCTAACCAAACCAGTTTCATCCTGTCCCCAAAACACCTATagactcccccgccccccaaaaaagatttaaCACCTAGTTTTTAAGTAAGACTTTTTGCCTTGTTTGCATAGCTTCTGTAAAGGTTTCACTGGCATTATTGTATTTACCTTTAAAGATTTTGCCCCTTTTTTGTCTCCAGCAAACATGGATTTTTCATCAAAGTGCATAGGGAACGATCTAAGTAAATGAAATATGTCAATGATCAAAAATAATCCAAAAACTCTCAAATCTACTGCTTAGAATGAAGTGAAAGGGATCTACGTTGTACTATTTCTCAATAATATCTCAGTGGCAAATCATAAGTCACAGCACAGGATGGCAGAACCCTTGACTTAGTCAGAAGACAGTGTTAAGGCACTCTCCATGTGATTTGACACTGAGTCAGATCTTCCTTTACACACCCTCCACAGCAGGGGTGAGGAGCCTGAAAGGCACATTCCCTCATGGAGAACCTCCCAGGGGTCATGGAAATGCATATGACTCTTACACAGACTAAAGTCAGGCCTTTCTACATACAAATCTCCCTCTATCCAGGCAAAATACATTTCAgcacagttcaaaaacacattccagccaagcaaaagcacttgagggcaTGGAACAAGACTGGTGAAGAGTGTGGTCTGGGAAAGGAGGTGCTTTGAGAGAGCAGAAAACTTGCAGCAAGGGAATCAGGGAGTGCCAACTGACAAGAGtattaaagaaaaaacacaaacagaaacagCAGGGGGAGACAAGGATACATCCAAAGGCAGCCTTGGCAAAGACCTCTCTGCCCCAATTCCTGCCATAGTCCTGGTTTCCTTCCTGAATTTTCAAGCTTTTACTTGTAGAGCTATAAAAGATGGGTATGGGCAGGATTCTATTCAATTGTTCACTATGCAGTAAACTTGCTCACGTCTTCCAGTGTTGGGTCAATGGATACAAAGGCACTGGAATAATTGACAAACATGAGAccctttatttttgttattggTTAATGTTTCAGAAAATTAAATAACTTTATACATAATAGGTGACTAATGTTCCAGCCATTCTGCAAGGAAGTCCGTCTGCTTAGATCTCACGAGTCCAAAATTATTGGCTAAGAGACTGAGGGAAGAAGTGGGAAAGGAAATAGGCCAAATTCAAAAGGCtacatgctctccccccccccattttgtacaCAAAAGGGAAACAGAAAAATTCATCTTGTCCAAAATAACTGACAAAAGCAAGGTGGAGgaagttttttttccattttccagtgcttgcttttcttttcGGAAAGGTTAAGAAATGTTCCTGTTATATTTTAGACTCCAGATATCCCTTTAATGCAATTTCTTGTAGTTTCTTTTAATCCAATATTGTTCAAGCAGCTGTATCTAGTTGCACATTAAATTTGGGGATGGGAAGGCACACTTACTTTGTGTCTCTGAAGATTTCTAACAAGAGGGACTTTGTCTCTGTATCCTCTTGGGAATTTCCAGTGTAAAGATCTACAATTGAACGCTCGAAGTACGCTGCGACTTTTGACAGTGCACGTAGTTCCACcaaatataagaaatataaattTTTTAGCCTTCTTGGACCTTCACTTTTTGTTTCACTGGAGTCAAAGCGATGGATAAATTCTTTGACATTGGATCCCCAACGAGGCCTCCCCCAAGTTTCTAATCGGAGAAAAACAATTTTAGGCAAACTGAATTATGCTTGCAAAGAGATAATTAACTTCCCACAATAACAGAGATGATCAcagtattaaaaatataaaataccttCAAGTAGATAATTTGCACAAAGATGTATGTTGATACTAGCATGAAGTCCAGAAATGAGCTTATAGAATACACGTTTCTCAAGACAGAGACCTAGGTAGAATAAGCATTGTTAAAAAGCAAACTAATGAAAGCGTGACTCACAGGCCTGCATTTCTGCTAAGTAATGGGCTACAGTGAGCCTTAGGCTAACTTCCCCCACTCTTCAAGCTCATAAGGAAATCTGAAGCTTTCGGGTTGGAttgtaaacaaaccacagttgccTATGACCATAATAAAGGCGTGATTTCCAAACTCAACTATTCCTCAATAACCAGGCCTACAAGTTTGGACATCAAAGTGTGATTTGTTTAAAATAGGAAGTGGTTCTCTCCTTTTCACTGTGTAccagaggaagaggggagaagcCAAACTTGAGGCTCATTGTGATTCATTTGTGTAGTAGAAACCCACAATTTCTCACTGTGTCTGAACTAGGTTGGATCTGAATGTGCACAAACAGAAGTGGCATGGAGGGTGTGGGAAAGGAGAAATTGGTGAAAGGCACTAATGGATAGCATATTTGAGCATATTATGGGATGAGAGGTAAGCTTGGGGAAATTATATGTTcagaatacttttattttaatGAGACCTATTCAATCTGAGCTCTTACAGTTTCCAAAAGGTGTAAGAGCACAGTTCCTACCTCCAGTTAAAGTGAccctgcaggtatctgaagaagtgtgcatgcacacaaaagctcataccaagaacaaacttaagttggtctgtaaggtgctactggaaagaattttttatttttattttaccctgCAGTGTTAGCTGAATAGATGAATTACAATCTATTTGGAGGTAAAAATCGGAAGGTAATGTGGAACCTTACAGATTAACAAGCTAACTGTAGCATGAACTTTCATGGGCTACAGCATTTTTATCTCTAGCCTATGAAAGTTCAATTCACAGGAAGTTCATTAGTCTCCAAAGGTACTACAGGACTCTCTAGCTGCATAGCTGGACTAACATAGCTATCCTCTATTTTGGAAGTATAGAAATGCTAATGAACAAGGTACATTGCTCACCTTCTAGCCATGTATAGAAAGATTCTCCTGCAAGCACAGAAATAAATTCACATTAGTAGCTTCAACAAaattacagatttttaaaatacactAGACAGAAACCAAAACACAGGGCATATGATTTAAGGAAAACCTGAATCTGTTAAAGATTTGATCTGTCACCTTCACACAATTTAAATTGTGAAgcatttatttttctattttaagcGGGAAGTTTCAACATCATACATCAGAGTTGCATCATTTttgcaagtcccccccccccacaaaaaggatGGACAAGTATTTGTGTTCCAGATCCTAACTAAGTCTTGTTCTGTATGTTTttattctctttctccttccccgtCCCCTTCTTGCTCCCTCACCCTctgttgtaattcagcaacagtATTACGTATTGAGGTACAGTATTTTATAGATGTACAGTATATCTAGCATACTGTATTATATTTAGTTGATTATACTGTATTTAGTTGATTATACTGTATTATATGTATTATATTTAGTTGACCTAAGCATTAAGGGTAAAAGTGAACTTGTAAAGAATATTATGAAGACTCACCATCATCCTCTcctgaaaaaaaagaaagttgcAGAAGATGAGAACAATTTATTCCCCTCTTATGTCTCTACCGAAAATCAACCACACatctgttatttttaaaatatataaacttTTTGATTTGTGATTAACCCCATCAGTTATTTAATTCAGGCACAAATATCTATGTACTAAAATAATGGTCTTATACTGTACAACACGGATAAAcattttttcaaccttttttgggcaaaggcacacttgtttcatgaaaaaaatcacgaggcacaccaccattagaaaatgttaaaaattttaactctgtgcctatattgactatatataaagtaattctcttgaatttttgaattttccccacggcacaccaggcaacatctcgcggcacactagtgtgccacggaacagtggttgaaaaacactgatatagagaaTCTACAAACTCAAATGATGTTGCAGCATTTGCTCATTTTACTgatattttgaaaagcaattcTGCATTTCTGAGTTGTACAGGGATCTCTGTTTCatacaccttcccccccccaaattgtagCTTTGCTTTCTTATTCCTAGCAAATAGTTTCAAATAAAACGTAAGTTGCATTTGATCAGTTATTTAAGGGGAAATGTAATTACAaccaaaacaaattattttttggAACTAGCACTGCTGATGCACAAGTGGCATACATAGCTCATGGTGCCTTTTGCAAAATATAGTTAGGGTGCCAGCAACATCTTGTCTTGGAGAGATAGCCGTAATTATCAATGCTGTGGTATCATCAAGGCTAATTTACTTTTATGAGTTGTATGTCAGTCCTGGTAACTTCATGTGATGCAGAATGAAGTGGTCAGATTGTTAACTGGTATAGAATTCTATAACTATATTGCTGCAATGTTtcagggcccaattcaaagtgctgaatTTACTTCTTTAGTCCTTCTGTGCTCCCCCTCACCTGCATATATTAGGCTGCCAGAGAGATTGTGTCATCCAAACCAGGGAACTCTCGGCACAGACATCTGGCCTGTTGTTTTCACTGCTATCTTTTAGACAGCAGGTAAGTCTGTCCTGTTGTCAAAGGCTCTGAATGGCATTGAGTCTTTAGTCACTGTTTTTCTCTTGTTGCTTACATGTTATTTTACCTTTTGTATTTTTTGCTGGTGTATTAATTtggtatatttcaacattttggAGGGCATTacaaatatgcagatgacacacaaCTCTATTTTCCCTTGTCCACTCAAGCAGGAGGGGCAGTGGGTGTGCTTAATCAGTGTCTAGAAGCATtagtggactggatgagagccaatgaACAGGCAGCTCAATCCAGTCAGGAGAGTAATAGCTATATTAGTAATAGTGGAGTAATAGTTGTATTGAGTATTGGCCCATTAACATTTTATTGTATGTAGCCTAGAGGCAGTGGCTATAGACAACTAATACATTTAACTAGTGAAAGtagcattaatgatgatgatgatgatttgttttgcaagccaccttgagggCACTTATCAAAATGCAAGATATGTATCTTATGAATATATAAACAAACACTAaagcttagaaaaagaaaaaaaggaacattAGCAAGTCTAATTAAGTGGGCCATCTCCATTCATTAAATCCTTGCTGGTTTCCTAAATGGCATGGCTGTATTGAACCTTCAAAACCATTCTTATAATTACAAAGTATTTAGTGACCCACCCTTGCTGGGTGCCAGAGGGTTTAGTGGACGATACACTGATCGTGGCCTAAAGGAAAAGAGATTAGAAATATGTTTTTGCAATTCAAAGATTGTCAAATGTTTCAAAATAAATTATGCCCGCCCTTCCCAGTTACTTGAAGCAATTTTCTTCATAGATACTGTTCCATACTCTCCATGCAGAGGGCCCTTTGTATCCAGTGTAACGTTCGGGATTCAGAAGCAAATCCACATACTGAGCATCAGGGGATCTCTCATCTAAAGAAAAAACAGAGATGTTAATTATGCATTAATTGTATAATTGTGTgtgcatttatacacacacacacacacacacaggaagacAAAACAGTTTGGCTAATGTAAAAAGTCATGTACAGATGCATGTACAGATGAGAAATTGCCCCACCTTATTTACATCTTGCCCTTTATAATTTACACTTAGAACAGACTTATTTAGACAAAGTAAAATGCTTCAGCAGGTAGCCTACTGCTACTTCCCTCTTCATTATTTGCAAAATGCTGGGAAACTAGATAGGATAGTAGTACCAAGTtaccaggggcagaggaaggggggggcgaTGGGATCACACCGCCCCCATTggtgtgatcccggtggggttccgtcgcagctgcctccccccgccCACGCTGAGCGCCACGCCCCGCAGGCGGCACActccgcccccagaacgcacaccacgCCCCTGGTGCCGAagaatgaagctctgccactgcaagTTACTCATTACTTACACTACAAACATTCACAATTACACATGGGAGTATTTTATTTAAGAAGCCTAATTTCCAATTTGGGGCTAAACTAACACATTTTTTAACTTTCTTAATTTACCTTGTATATCTAATATTATAACcacataaaaagggggaaatcagatATAGAAGACATGTCAGCTGCATACATGGACTTATAACTGGTTCTAGAATGAATATTTATTGTAGGAACTGTTTTCAGCACTTTTAATGTTGAGTGTCCTTCATCCTCTCTCCTCTCTGACTTtgaatgcaacattttgttaaggcttttgctttgtttttgcaactTGAGGCCTTTGAACACTAGCAGAGCCAACACTTTCCAAGCACAATACTAGGGTACAGGTCAGATGATCTTGCAAATCATAGGTTGGTGGATTATGAACAAGAAGAGATTCACCTCTCTTTCACTTTTAGAAAATTTTATTGAATAAGTGCCCCAGTCTCCGTTTCCCATTTAATGTTCACAGTGACTTTCAATTATGTCCAAATTGACAAATATTGATCAGCGTTTGCGTTCCAAATCACAATCAAAAGTCATGGCTTGAAGAGGGATTCTTATCCTGGCTTAAAGGTTTATAATTTAAATTAAGCCTATTCTGGTTTAAAATTATTAACAGTATTTGAAGATTTGGACtgtacaagtgggacctgcaaccaCTGTGGCAATGTAGAGGATGCCTATTCAGGATTCCAGCCCAGCCAGCCATCTTCAAGGATACTCCATATGTTTGTCCCTCACATCTGGATTTCTGTGTCATCATTTCCACCACCCTTAAGTCAGCATTTCATTGCCACCAAATCTGTTCAGTACTCAATGgactattttttgttttttcttctctcGGAAATATTTCTGTGTCTGAAAAGAGTTGGGTTCTTTTGATCCTACTGATATCCTTCCTCTTGTTCACAGGTGGTACTGTCTTGGCTATATCAGGATCCACAATTGGAGGTGTTGACCTTTAATAGGTTTACTCTTCGCAGCAAACTATGTTTAGTGCTAAAACTAAGATGGGGATTGCTTGAACCCATGGTTCCTTTCTGTTTGGAAGATCAGAATTGAGCCTGTTTTCTAAGAGCAAAGTATAAATATTTTGGCACGCTTTCTCTTTTGTGAAGTACATGAAGATGATTTTTAATTTACTTAGCTACACATTGCCTTATAAAATATAGTTCAAAAGAATGAACAAATTTACCATCCAGTTCACAAAAATGGTCCTGTGAATCATCATATCTAGCCCAGTCAATGAAAGCCTCTTTACTTTGGTTGctgtgaaaaggagaaaaaatagaCTAGGGGTAAATGGACATAATATAGTCTCATTTTTATGTTTTCCCAtcacttttaaaaacagagatTGCTACCGAGACAGTCCGAAAAGGACCTTCAAGGAAGCTCATAAAAGcgaataggttttttaaaaagataaaagtaATCTTATGAAACCAACATTGACTATATGAAACTGTCTTAAGAGCATAAAGTGCAACTAATTTCTCATAAAGTAACGCGGCAAGTAATCAACTGCCAAGCTTTCATACAGCACTAGTTTATAATTAACACTAGAATTATATATTCAGCCCAGATACATTGCACTAGTATGTTTAGATAGCTATCCTTGAGACCATCATGCTAACAAACTTGTTTATTGTCCTCACTATGCTGCTGTATCACTTTTTAATCCTTACTCCTTATCCAACACTAGCACACAGAACTTGGttgaaggaaagcagaggaaaagtTTAGCACAGTTTGCAAGTGAGTTTCAAAATTAATGCCTACATACAGTACTACCAGCAGAGAAACAGTTCTGAAAACTAGGCGTCAATATCTGGAAGACCTTGCT
Above is a window of Lacerta agilis isolate rLacAgi1 chromosome 3, rLacAgi1.pri, whole genome shotgun sequence DNA encoding:
- the ERO1B gene encoding ERO1-like protein beta yields the protein MSISRVARRTAAEAAAQLLLAAATVGCLWCAAEAQLTGVLDDCLCDIESIDDFNNVKIFPQIQKLLERDYFRYYKVNLKRPCPFWADDGHCSIRDCHVEPCPESKVPVGIKAGSANKYSKKANNTKELEDCEQANKLGAINSTLSNQSKEAFIDWARYDDSQDHFCELDDERSPDAQYVDLLLNPERYTGYKGPSAWRVWNSIYEENCFKPRSVYRPLNPLAPSKGEDDGESFYTWLEGLCLEKRVFYKLISGLHASINIHLCANYLLEETWGRPRWGSNVKEFIHRFDSSETKSEGPRRLKNLYFLYLVELRALSKVAAYFERSIVDLYTGNSQEDTETKSLLLEIFRDTKSFPMHFDEKSMFAGDKKGAKSLKEEFRLHFKNISRIMDCVGCDKCRLWGKLQTQGLGTALKILFSEKEIKNLPENSPSKGFQLTRQEIVALLNAFGRLSTSIRELQNFKALLQQRS